A portion of the Dissulfuribacter thermophilus genome contains these proteins:
- a CDS encoding metallophosphoesterase family protein, with protein MKFSFLHAADLHLDSPFSTYSNLPTTLKDALLNAPFKALQKLVNFAIKDRTSFLCLSGDIFDSMELGLRAQTRFLMEIERLYKAGIKVFICFGNHDPLGSSSLSVNLPKNCFVFPSENLESFDIEPITGVRCKISGISYKRRDEKRNLSRLFGKLTPKQDQFSIGMLHTNCGGISSHYNYAPCTLNDLKGAPIDYWALGHIHKMTILSDSNPFVGYPGVIQGRSFKETGPKGCFRVQVEGQKVKVEFIPLDTIRWTVTECVLSQEKTKEEIFETISRVLNSFLNNMPDQSPLHIVRVVLSGKAFLKETIYKEDLLFDIKEALNDIFFSVNTGLWIDEIVDKTTCPMDIEELKIGTDLVAEILRTMDHVQKDNETLEQLRKVLDPIYRRREISRFLSPPGEEEFLTLLNEARDLLLELFEPKSCTAKETNLDSF; from the coding sequence ATGAAATTTTCCTTTTTACATGCAGCAGACTTACACCTAGACAGCCCATTTTCTACCTACTCTAATCTACCAACTACATTAAAAGACGCCCTATTAAACGCCCCGTTCAAGGCATTACAAAAACTTGTAAATTTCGCCATAAAAGATAGGACCTCATTTTTATGCCTCTCAGGAGATATATTTGATTCCATGGAACTTGGTCTAAGGGCGCAGACGAGGTTCCTCATGGAAATTGAAAGACTATATAAGGCAGGCATAAAGGTATTCATATGTTTTGGAAATCATGACCCTTTAGGATCATCATCTCTTTCAGTGAATCTTCCTAAAAATTGTTTCGTCTTTCCATCAGAAAATCTTGAATCATTTGATATAGAGCCCATAACAGGGGTTCGCTGTAAGATTTCAGGCATTAGTTACAAAAGAAGGGATGAAAAAAGAAATTTATCGAGGCTCTTTGGAAAACTTACTCCTAAACAAGACCAATTTTCCATAGGGATGCTACATACCAACTGCGGGGGGATTAGCAGTCACTATAACTATGCTCCATGTACATTGAATGACTTAAAAGGAGCCCCTATTGACTATTGGGCCCTTGGCCATATCCACAAGATGACCATACTGTCAGACTCTAATCCATTTGTAGGATACCCAGGTGTAATTCAAGGGAGGAGCTTTAAAGAAACTGGCCCTAAGGGATGTTTTCGCGTACAAGTTGAAGGGCAAAAAGTAAAAGTGGAATTTATTCCCCTGGATACGATCAGGTGGACAGTTACCGAGTGTGTACTTTCTCAGGAAAAGACAAAAGAAGAAATCTTTGAAACAATTTCTAGAGTCCTTAACTCCTTTTTAAATAATATGCCTGATCAAAGTCCCTTACATATTGTTAGGGTCGTCCTTTCAGGAAAGGCCTTTTTAAAAGAGACCATTTATAAAGAAGACCTATTGTTCGACATCAAAGAGGCCTTGAATGACATTTTTTTTAGCGTGAATACAGGTCTTTGGATCGATGAAATAGTGGACAAGACCACATGCCCCATGGATATTGAAGAGCTAAAGATTGGAACGGATCTCGTAGCTGAGATCCTCAGGACCATGGATCATGTCCAAAAGGATAATGAGACGCTAGAGCAGTTGAGAAAGGTACTTGATCCAATCTATAGGAGACGGGAGATATCGAGGTTTCTTTCCCCTCCTGGAGAAGAAGAATTCCTAACACTGCTAAATGAAGCGAGAGATCTACTGCTGGAACTATTTGAACCTAAATCCTGCACGGCAAAAGAGACAAATCTGGACAGTTTTTGA
- a CDS encoding methyl-accepting chemotaxis protein, which translates to MFKTIKEKLILSTILSLIAIVISVIVSYFLSVLEIKRIMILDLENMANVLQKQLTYVANIRTDAWKDPKFRKTMHELKIGKTGYVYFMNEKGDFVIHPTKEGRNFAGHGYVDYIRRHKEGGIYEYVSAATQQDKIVAFRYIAPWKLWVIPGINKADYFEQLKNEFLKWLSTLGLILFLLILLVNFFLSKQILNSLDNFRELAKDLASGTGDLTKRIESKTKDEISKVAKYFNQFLDKIHHLVAQIKDKGQTVAIEAQDLRSVSEQMADTADNTRNLVDEVNSAVETIGENVSSIATAMEEMTAAISEIAQHTSQANTVANEADEKARHVHQVIKALANSSKKIDDISKLIGTISEQTNLLALNATIEAARAGEAGKGFTVVANEIKELARQTGDSVAEIDEVVRDLQDRAEEAMVAVERIVSVIQTVAELSNNIAVAVEEQTAATNEISSNTQRVNSEVNEVVKMSQSIAAAGDQTAQGARQLQEAVDRLSRLSSDLKVVLEQFRI; encoded by the coding sequence ATGTTCAAAACTATTAAAGAAAAGCTAATACTGAGCACAATTTTATCATTAATTGCAATAGTTATTTCTGTAATAGTCTCATATTTTTTGAGTGTATTAGAGATTAAAAGGATAATGATTTTAGATTTAGAAAATATGGCTAATGTACTTCAAAAACAGTTAACATATGTTGCAAATATAAGAACAGATGCGTGGAAAGATCCTAAATTTAGAAAAACAATGCATGAATTGAAAATTGGTAAAACAGGATATGTATATTTTATGAATGAAAAGGGTGATTTTGTGATTCATCCTACAAAAGAAGGAAGAAATTTTGCAGGACATGGTTATGTAGATTACATAAGAAGGCATAAAGAAGGTGGAATTTATGAATACGTTTCAGCTGCAACTCAACAGGACAAGATCGTCGCTTTTAGATATATAGCTCCTTGGAAACTTTGGGTAATCCCTGGAATCAATAAGGCCGACTACTTTGAACAATTAAAAAACGAGTTTTTAAAATGGCTCAGTACTCTTGGGTTGATTCTATTCTTATTGATACTCCTAGTAAATTTCTTCCTCAGTAAACAAATATTGAATTCTTTGGATAATTTTAGAGAGTTAGCTAAGGATTTGGCCTCTGGAACAGGTGATTTGACAAAAAGGATTGAGAGTAAGACGAAAGACGAAATATCAAAGGTAGCAAAATACTTCAATCAATTTTTAGATAAGATTCACCACCTGGTGGCTCAGATAAAGGATAAGGGACAGACAGTTGCCATTGAGGCCCAAGATTTGAGGTCTGTCTCAGAACAGATGGCTGATACAGCAGATAATACCCGGAATCTTGTTGATGAGGTAAACAGTGCCGTCGAAACAATAGGAGAAAATGTATCCAGCATAGCGACTGCCATGGAAGAGATGACGGCCGCTATATCTGAGATTGCTCAGCATACCTCGCAGGCCAACACAGTTGCCAACGAGGCTGATGAGAAGGCCCGTCACGTCCATCAGGTCATTAAGGCCTTAGCCAATTCTTCCAAAAAGATAGATGATATCAGTAAACTGATAGGTACTATCTCGGAACAGACCAATCTACTGGCATTGAATGCCACTATTGAAGCAGCAAGGGCTGGAGAGGCTGGCAAAGGCTTTACCGTTGTGGCAAATGAAATCAAAGAACTTGCCAGACAAACAGGTGATTCTGTTGCTGAAATTGACGAGGTAGTAAGAGACCTTCAAGATAGGGCAGAAGAGGCAATGGTTGCTGTGGAAAGGATCGTTTCGGTGATTCAAACTGTTGCGGAGTTGTCTAACAACATAGCTGTTGCTGTGGAAGAACAGACCGCCGCTACCAATGAGATCAGTAGCAATACCCAGAGAGTCAATAGCGAAGTAAACGAGGTAGTAAAGATGAGCCAATCCATTGCCGCCGCAGGGGATCAAACTGCACAGGGGGCGCGACAGTTACAGGAGGCCGTTGATCGACTGAGTAGGTTGTCGAGTGATTTAAAAGTAGTCTTAGAACAATTCAGGATTTAA
- a CDS encoding AAA family ATPase, translated as MKREIYCWNYLNLNPARQKRQIWTVFEIAMEDIRLYPYINSIHIDKFFEFYNVSLEGLGPSLNMFIGPNEAGKSTILKFLRAIFFGFDKKYPKDWGGRIEIISKNSTPIIVERKGGTKTGILKVLDQNGTLKGEEGISFFIRGINKTLFENCFAFSLDELQTISSLQHDQMQDALFAAASGTSQKALSRVKLYLVNLEKELFRPRGQKPLINKLLKELTEVSSAISKVEDELKGVIHIEDTLKELKNERLEIQSRIESLRITEKRLELLDELWDKWINYNNVREELSKLEHLDTTIPEGIENLFSAVNSSIEDITLRINRTERELRQLNERISSLELDSRITSNEEVIEKILSRLQEAIGAKERFEEFSQRKTVLAERIERLRRDIGIDIDEDNIVNIDTSFIVRQKISTLYEAIDEGQKKIIDLERSFKDLESRSTILREKELPEIQQRIEEIEVLLKEFQGLKLEAEELSITQKAIFRRFISIEALLLILFITLALLSIWGQIATNTTLALLGGILSTFMFSVLYLHQKKRKLVQKRLSELKEAQNVVTQQTSKILNDFNPREGSFLEMGPTEELNISILRALDQLGLEKRHLEEKKLDIDNELQELSKNYKTLKKALAHDNDLLRKKEEDLLGLCKRLGLTSIPPHNLFVQYLDTIEQLRDLLGEIHKIDKKMKEEKTDLKSFLEEATSLFEALGQNLPQEGEIFNELYLLKDRLSDNKTKAALKKELELQIELKAKELKDLKSALMNQRQELNRILNMVDATNSEEFWSVVEQVKKKRKLLEKETLLRLELSQLGEDFDELYRDEDRDVVRAKLQGIIDELKELETKREALLKEEGSLREKITSLSSRDLLQELKTQKEGLERQIEALTKKWAVVQISKAIFDLAKRSFEEKSQPAVLKEGAHYFSLLTRGRYSRIHYEIETGALRVVSNKAHWKGIDELSRGTKEQLFLALRFGYIKTLDSQLPLIMDDILVNFDPERTRNAADAILDLARKRQVLFLTCHPETKNVFEEASRKIGGNDIKYLEIKS; from the coding sequence ATGAAGCGAGAGATCTACTGCTGGAACTATTTGAACCTAAATCCTGCACGGCAAAAGAGACAAATCTGGACAGTTTTTGAGATTGCGATGGAAGATATAAGGCTTTATCCGTACATAAATTCAATTCACATAGATAAATTTTTTGAATTTTACAATGTATCTTTAGAAGGTCTCGGTCCCTCTCTAAATATGTTTATTGGCCCAAATGAAGCTGGAAAATCCACCATACTCAAATTTTTAAGGGCAATCTTCTTTGGTTTCGATAAAAAATATCCAAAAGATTGGGGAGGGAGAATTGAAATAATCTCAAAGAACTCTACTCCAATAATTGTTGAAAGAAAGGGCGGGACAAAAACTGGTATCCTTAAGGTTCTTGACCAAAATGGCACTTTAAAAGGAGAAGAAGGCATTTCCTTTTTCATCCGTGGCATAAACAAGACACTTTTTGAAAATTGCTTTGCATTTAGTCTTGATGAACTTCAGACCATATCAAGTCTCCAACATGATCAAATGCAAGATGCACTCTTTGCAGCTGCAAGCGGAACCTCGCAAAAGGCACTGTCAAGAGTGAAGCTTTATCTTGTAAACCTGGAAAAAGAACTCTTTAGACCCAGGGGACAAAAACCCCTAATAAATAAGCTTCTCAAAGAACTTACTGAGGTCAGTTCAGCCATATCAAAAGTCGAAGATGAATTGAAGGGCGTGATTCATATCGAAGACACCCTAAAGGAGTTAAAGAACGAGAGACTAGAAATCCAAAGCAGGATCGAATCACTTAGAATCACTGAAAAACGCCTTGAACTCTTAGATGAACTCTGGGACAAGTGGATTAATTATAATAATGTTAGAGAAGAGCTATCAAAGCTAGAACATTTAGACACCACCATTCCAGAAGGGATCGAGAATCTCTTTAGCGCCGTCAATTCCTCAATAGAGGATATAACTCTAAGAATAAACAGGACTGAGAGGGAACTCAGGCAATTAAATGAAAGGATCTCCTCTTTAGAATTAGACTCTAGAATCACTTCCAATGAAGAAGTAATCGAAAAAATTTTGAGCAGGCTCCAAGAGGCCATTGGAGCTAAGGAGAGATTTGAAGAATTCTCTCAGAGAAAGACGGTCCTGGCAGAAAGGATAGAGAGGCTGAGGCGAGATATTGGAATCGATATAGATGAGGACAATATAGTCAATATTGATACATCCTTTATTGTCCGCCAAAAGATATCAACCCTATATGAAGCCATAGACGAAGGCCAAAAAAAGATAATAGACCTAGAAAGATCCTTTAAAGACCTGGAATCGAGATCGACCATCCTGAGAGAAAAGGAGCTCCCAGAAATTCAACAACGCATTGAAGAAATTGAGGTTCTCTTAAAAGAGTTCCAAGGCCTCAAACTCGAGGCAGAGGAACTCTCAATTACTCAAAAGGCCATCTTCCGCCGCTTTATTTCTATTGAGGCGCTTTTGCTCATATTATTTATCACATTGGCCCTGTTATCTATCTGGGGCCAGATAGCCACCAATACCACCTTAGCTCTTTTAGGTGGTATACTTTCGACTTTTATGTTTTCTGTCTTGTACCTGCACCAGAAAAAACGAAAATTAGTCCAAAAACGCCTTTCAGAGCTTAAAGAAGCCCAAAATGTAGTCACTCAACAGACTTCAAAAATCTTGAATGATTTTAATCCAAGAGAAGGATCTTTTTTGGAAATGGGACCTACTGAAGAGCTCAATATCTCTATACTAAGAGCACTTGACCAATTGGGCTTAGAAAAAAGGCATTTGGAAGAAAAAAAACTCGATATTGATAATGAGTTACAAGAACTTTCAAAAAACTATAAGACTTTAAAAAAAGCCCTGGCCCACGACAATGATCTCCTGAGAAAAAAGGAAGAAGACCTTTTGGGCCTTTGTAAAAGGCTTGGACTTACTTCTATCCCTCCACATAATCTTTTTGTACAATATCTTGATACTATTGAACAACTTCGTGACCTACTTGGAGAGATCCACAAAATTGATAAAAAGATGAAAGAAGAAAAGACCGATCTCAAATCTTTTTTAGAAGAGGCAACTTCCCTTTTTGAAGCACTTGGTCAAAACCTTCCTCAGGAGGGAGAGATCTTTAACGAACTATATCTCTTGAAAGATAGGCTTTCAGATAACAAGACAAAGGCAGCACTTAAAAAAGAACTTGAACTTCAAATTGAATTGAAGGCAAAGGAACTAAAGGACCTTAAATCAGCCCTGATGAATCAAAGACAAGAGCTCAATCGAATACTTAATATGGTTGATGCAACCAATTCTGAAGAGTTTTGGTCCGTGGTTGAACAGGTGAAAAAGAAAAGGAAGCTATTAGAAAAAGAGACCCTACTACGCCTTGAACTTTCACAGCTAGGAGAAGACTTTGACGAATTATACAGGGATGAAGACAGAGATGTAGTGAGGGCAAAACTTCAAGGCATCATAGACGAGTTAAAAGAACTCGAAACAAAACGCGAGGCCCTCCTCAAAGAAGAGGGTTCTCTAAGAGAAAAGATCACTTCTTTATCTTCAAGGGACCTTCTACAAGAACTCAAGACCCAAAAGGAAGGCCTGGAAAGGCAGATCGAGGCACTCACTAAAAAGTGGGCAGTAGTACAGATATCAAAGGCCATTTTTGACCTGGCCAAACGGTCTTTTGAAGAAAAGAGCCAGCCCGCTGTCCTTAAGGAAGGCGCCCATTACTTTTCCCTCCTCACACGGGGACGTTACAGTCGAATTCACTATGAAATCGAGACTGGGGCCCTCAGGGTCGTTTCCAACAAGGCACACTGGAAGGGGATAGATGAACTCAGTCGTGGCACTAAGGAACAACTCTTCCTGGCTCTAAGGTTCGGCTACATAAAGACCCTTGACTCTCAACTCCCGCTTATAATGGATGATATTCTGGTCAATTTTGATCCAGAGCGCACTCGAAATGCTGCGGACGCCATTTTAGATTTAGCCAGAAAAAGACAGGTCCTTTTTCTCACCTGTCATCCCGAGACCAAAAATGTCTTCGAAGAGGCGTCTAGAAAAATAGGAGGCAATGACATAAAATACTTAGAAATCAAGTCATAA